The following coding sequences are from one Thamnophis elegans isolate rThaEle1 chromosome 5, rThaEle1.pri, whole genome shotgun sequence window:
- the LEMD2 gene encoding LEM domain-containing protein 2 has translation MAAAGLSDAELRAELLALGYQPGPITDSTRKVYAKKLTRLRAEVAAGLRSRTSSTREAPASSSSSGRPAAPAQVGPRATPRARILVRRESESEEGEEDEEDSNDYLSRRERATGSSRRFAEGPHWPSETPFTPERIHLPAREVAPLSSSWRPSIGFASKRTQLEADEGFTSPYQKGMVAGRLTSSAPWRSALPSSEEGLSSSSKCWENEQSLKPSASWKPRTGDCAGGLSNWVSYTSQRWAAPSPSVTERIGGELTCRLPRGGEKEGASRSTKTVLGTRAERDLNVGTRWDGTQQYVGQKHHQARSPGKKGQSLEFYLSWFLWVATLVLLVIFFGILWVKMMGPAHLEGSMENLKLLTVDCEKSTDIYCQEKQEEITTNILHELYNYLAIQAGNFECGNPENLESKCIPFSEAKDYIENVTGYSIKKFEDALQWLLDSDQDSGIWLQGKEPSEPVTTVKQVICLESARPRMGLGCRFHRALWTAITNLFIFFWSLAFLWGILILLKYYWRKREEQEKAMYEMVHKIIAAVQNHYKEWEQNLKRYPYVGILHIRDTLIPPQERRKMKHIWDRAKDFLASNESRIQTELHRVAGEDMLVWRWTQPSYLSDSDH, from the exons ATGGCCGCAGCGGGGTTATCCGATGCAGAGCTGCGGGCTGAGCTGCTGGCCCTGGGTTACCAGCCGGGGCCGATTACCGATTCCACCCGAAAAGTTTACGCCAAGAAACTCACCCGTCTGCGGGCTGAGGTGGCGGCCGGGCTAAGGAGCCGCACCAGCTCCACCAGAGAGGCTCCTGCGAGCTCCAGTAGCTCCGGGAGGCCCGCAGCGCCCGCCCAGGTTGGCCCCAGAGCGACTCCCCGGGCCCGCATCTTGGTTAGGAGGGAGAGCGAGAGCGAGGAGGGCGAGGAGGACGAAGAGGACAGCAACGACTACTTGTCGCGCAGGGAGAGAGCGACGGGGAGTAGCAGGAGGTTTGCTGAGGGTCCCCACTGGCCTTCAGAGACTCCTTTCACCCCGGAGAGGATCCACCTGCCGGCTAGAGAGGTGGCTCCACTTAGCAGCTCCTGGAGGCCAAGTATTGGATTCGCCTCCAAAAGGACCCAGTTAGAGGCCGATGAAGGCTTTACGTCCCCCTATCAGAAGGGGATGGTGGCAGGTAGATTAACCTCTAGTGCCCCGTGGAGATCAGCGCTTCCCTCCAGCGAAGAGGGTTTAAGCTCCTCCAGCAAGTGCTGGGAAAATGAGCAGAGCCTGAAGCCCAGCGCTTCTTGGAAACCAAGAACAGGAGACTGCGCTGGAGGGTTGAGCAATTGGGTCAGCTACACGAGCCAGAGATGGGCAGCTCCCAGCCCTTCGGTAACCGAGAGAATTGGAGGAGAATTAACCTGTAGGCTGccaagaggaggagagaaagaaggagcttCCAGAAGTACCAAAACGGTCTTAGGTACAAGAGCAGAAAGAGATTTAAATGTTGGGACCCGTTGGGATGGGACTCAGCAATATGTAGGTCAGAAACATCATCAAGCTCGGAGCCCTGGGAAAAAGGGTCAAAGTCTAGAATTTTATTTGTCCTGGTTCCTGTGGGTGGCAACCTTAGTGCTGCTGGTGATTTTCTTTGGCATCCTTTGGGTGAAGATGATGGGACCTGCTCATCTGGAAGGGTCCATGGAGAATT TAAAACTGTTGACCGTGGATTGTGAAAAAAGCACAGATATT TATTGTCaggaaaaacaagaagaaatcaCAACAAACATATTGCATGAGTTGTACAACTATCTTGCAATTCAAGCTG gtAATTTTGAGTGTGGAAATCCTGAGAATTTAGAAAGTAAATGTATACCATTTAGTGAAGCAAAGGACTATATAGAG AATGTGACTGGCTAttcaataaaaaaatttgaagatGCATTACAGTGGTTATTAGACAGTGATCAGGATTCGGGAATTTG GTTACAAGGCAAAGAGCCTTCAGAGCCAGTAACCACTGTGAAGCAAGTGATATGTCTTGAATCTGCTCGTCCCCGGATGGGGCTAGGCTGCCGATTTCATCGGGCGCTATGGACAGCAATCACAAACTTATTTATATTCTTTTGGA GTTTAGCTTTCCTTTGGGGGATTCTGATTCTTCTGAAATATTATTGGCGGAAAAGGGAAGAACAAGAGAAGGCCATGTATGAGATGGTACATAAAATCATAG CTGCTGTCCAAAATCACTACAAAGAGTGGGAGCAGAATCTGAAACGATACCCATATGTTGGCATCCTTCATATCAGAGATACACTCATCCCACCTCAGGAAAG gagAAAAATGAAGCACATTTGGGATCGAGCGAAGGATTTTCTTGCCTCCAATGAGTCACGGATTCAGACTGAATTACACAGGGTGGCAGGAGAGGATATGCTGGTTTGGCGTTGGACACAACCATCTTATCTATCTGACTCTGATCATTAG